One Balneola sp. DNA window includes the following coding sequences:
- a CDS encoding ATPase, translated as MLIRISVFWLLVLFFPWHVMSQVQGEDATSNLTQHNFEENPVIYIDDNWEFYWDQLIMPGNFSTFEDDKAIVNFPYLWSNNGYPSFGAATYRVKLILPKVTPDLSLIIPDAYSSYRLFINGVLFAEDGVPALKKESYSPSWSHTLKSLNQLPDSLQGNDLELVLHIANFDHSKGGSSQNILLGTTEALNNRKLKDQAYSWTLTGALILAGLFFLSLFLFSSNDKSILYFALFCLFYTYRVVGFGVYPLHDLIPNIPWIVTIRLEYLTLFISVFFFGLYTYHLYPKEASKLLVNILSGICLLFAITCIFFPPHIFSLTILPFFIILCIYIAYAFYIYVLGMLNKRPGSAFALASTGVVFSIFLYQILNYFGYIDRFQVFNYSGHLLFIFLQSQILSYRFTNSLKEARINAEAASLAKSDFLSTMSHEIRTPLNAVIGFSDLLDDGTLDAKKEEYVRTIRLNGENLLGIVNNILDYSKIESGKLDIEYSEVSPKKLIKMVFEVLSPLVSNREIDLISDLDDNLPSTIKTDKIRLQQVLINLINNAVKFTDQGSVTVSAGINTDNSLSGNIWFTVQDTGIGINEQDIEKLFKRFSQVDSGITRRYGGTGLGLVISKEIVEALGGDIKVKSKKGTGTTFTFTIQADLIPGNKDFTTVEERADLNQKIDPLLKEKFQHLNVLLVEDNVFNQRVTLRILELLGIEADLAENGQEATVKSNTTPYDIIFMDMQMPVMDGLEATRQIRENEESSSSKSTIIALTANATTEDRDKCFEAGMNDFLSKPITIDSTFQLIKKWV; from the coding sequence ATGTTAATTCGAATATCTGTTTTTTGGTTGCTCGTTCTTTTTTTTCCATGGCATGTAATGAGTCAGGTTCAGGGAGAAGATGCGACTTCGAATTTAACTCAACACAATTTCGAAGAAAACCCGGTTATTTATATTGATGATAACTGGGAGTTTTATTGGGACCAGCTAATCATGCCCGGTAACTTCTCTACGTTTGAAGATGATAAAGCCATAGTCAATTTCCCATACTTATGGTCAAACAATGGTTATCCATCTTTTGGTGCGGCTACCTATAGAGTTAAGTTGATCCTTCCAAAAGTCACCCCAGATCTTTCTCTAATCATTCCGGATGCCTACAGTTCCTATCGGCTATTTATAAATGGAGTGTTGTTTGCTGAGGATGGAGTCCCTGCTTTAAAAAAAGAATCATACTCTCCTTCATGGAGCCATACTCTAAAGTCCTTAAATCAATTGCCAGATTCTTTACAGGGTAACGACCTTGAATTAGTATTACACATAGCAAACTTCGATCACAGTAAAGGAGGAAGCTCACAGAATATTTTACTTGGAACTACAGAAGCTCTGAATAACAGAAAGCTAAAAGACCAAGCTTATTCATGGACGCTTACAGGAGCCCTTATATTAGCTGGTCTATTTTTTCTATCTCTTTTTCTGTTCAGTAGTAACGATAAAAGCATTTTGTATTTTGCGTTATTCTGTTTGTTCTATACGTATCGCGTAGTAGGGTTTGGGGTTTATCCGCTTCACGACCTCATCCCAAATATCCCCTGGATCGTTACCATACGGCTGGAATATCTAACGCTATTTATTTCCGTTTTCTTTTTTGGGTTATACACTTATCACCTTTATCCAAAAGAGGCCTCTAAACTGTTGGTTAATATCCTGAGCGGTATTTGTCTACTATTTGCCATTACATGTATATTCTTTCCTCCTCACATTTTCAGCTTAACGATACTTCCATTCTTTATCATCCTGTGCATATATATTGCTTACGCATTTTATATTTATGTGCTTGGTATGCTCAATAAAAGGCCCGGATCTGCTTTTGCGTTGGCCAGTACAGGTGTGGTTTTCAGCATCTTTTTATATCAAATACTTAACTACTTCGGATATATAGACAGGTTTCAGGTTTTCAACTATTCCGGACATCTTTTATTCATTTTTCTTCAGTCACAAATTCTCAGCTACCGGTTTACAAATTCTTTAAAAGAAGCTCGAATAAATGCGGAGGCTGCTTCGCTGGCAAAAAGTGACTTTTTATCAACCATGTCTCATGAGATAAGAACTCCCCTCAACGCTGTAATTGGATTTTCAGATCTACTGGACGATGGAACTTTAGATGCCAAAAAAGAGGAGTACGTTCGAACCATCAGGCTCAATGGTGAAAACTTGCTGGGAATAGTCAACAATATTCTAGACTACTCCAAGATTGAGTCAGGAAAATTAGATATTGAATATTCCGAAGTGAGTCCTAAAAAGCTGATTAAGATGGTCTTTGAGGTTCTCTCTCCCCTAGTTAGTAACCGTGAAATTGATTTGATATCAGATTTAGACGACAACCTTCCCTCCACCATTAAAACAGATAAAATACGGTTGCAACAGGTCCTTATAAACCTAATTAACAATGCAGTAAAATTCACCGATCAGGGATCCGTAACCGTTTCGGCCGGGATTAATACTGATAATTCTCTTTCCGGAAACATCTGGTTTACAGTTCAGGACACTGGTATAGGAATTAATGAGCAGGATATAGAGAAGCTATTCAAACGCTTTTCTCAAGTAGATTCAGGAATTACCAGGCGTTATGGGGGGACAGGCCTAGGACTCGTTATCAGTAAAGAAATCGTTGAAGCACTTGGCGGCGATATTAAAGTCAAAAGTAAGAAAGGAACTGGAACAACTTTTACTTTTACCATTCAGGCAGACTTAATCCCTGGCAATAAAGACTTCACCACGGTAGAAGAAAGGGCTGATTTAAACCAAAAAATTGATCCTCTTTTGAAGGAGAAGTTTCAACACCTTAATGTTTTACTAGTTGAAGATAATGTTTTCAACCAGCGGGTAACACTTAGAATCCTAGAGCTGTTGGGCATAGAAGCTGACCTTGCTGAAAATGGACAAGAAGCGACAGTAAAATCAAATACTACACCTTATGATATCATCTTCATGGACATGCAAATGCCTGTTATGGACGGTCTTGAAGCCACTCGCCAAATACGAGAAAATGAAGAGAGTTCTTCTAGTAAATCAACTATTATCGCACTGACCGCAAACGCTACAACAGAAGACAGGGATAAGTGCTTTGAGGCTGGTATGAATGACTTCTTGAGTAAACCAATAACTATTGATTCTACTTTTCAACTGATAAAAAAATGGGTTTAA
- a CDS encoding tRNA (adenosine(37)-N6)-dimethylallyltransferase MiaA, whose protein sequence is MRIILLGPTAAGKTELSLQLAEELNTSIISADSRQCYKHINIGTATPSKEEQERVKHYNISLLDLEEEDSAMDFQKRAAEWEKGILKKSDHVIYAGGSTLHLQSLIQPFNEMPESDEENIKQLESRIDKEGIESLYGMLSEIDPDYVEKMDGMNTQRIIRALDVWMQTGKPFSSFHNQQEIKPDENTIVFGLKWPREKLYDRINQRVDHMIEAGLVEEVRSILEAGHSKDLKSLNTVGYKEIINYLDGEWSLEKAVEKIKISTRRYAKRQITWFKRWEFINWLEPDELSVEEMKSAIVNTLSSRT, encoded by the coding sequence TTGCGAATCATACTTTTAGGCCCAACAGCAGCGGGTAAAACCGAACTTTCTTTACAGCTTGCTGAAGAACTCAATACTTCTATCATTTCTGCGGATTCCCGGCAATGCTACAAACATATCAACATTGGAACCGCCACACCTTCAAAAGAAGAACAGGAAAGAGTGAAGCACTACAACATTTCTTTGCTGGATTTGGAGGAAGAAGACTCGGCAATGGATTTCCAAAAGCGCGCGGCAGAATGGGAAAAAGGGATTCTCAAAAAATCAGACCACGTAATTTATGCCGGGGGAAGTACACTTCACCTTCAAAGCCTGATTCAACCCTTCAACGAAATGCCTGAATCAGATGAAGAGAATATCAAACAGCTTGAGTCTCGAATTGATAAAGAGGGAATTGAGTCATTATACGGGATGCTTTCAGAAATAGACCCGGATTATGTTGAGAAAATGGATGGCATGAACACGCAGCGAATCATCCGCGCGCTGGATGTTTGGATGCAAACAGGAAAGCCATTCAGCAGCTTTCACAATCAACAAGAAATTAAACCGGATGAAAATACCATCGTTTTTGGGTTGAAGTGGCCGCGGGAAAAGCTATATGACCGAATAAACCAGCGGGTTGATCATATGATTGAGGCCGGATTGGTAGAAGAGGTTAGATCTATTCTGGAAGCGGGTCACTCAAAAGATCTCAAATCCTTAAATACGGTGGGTTACAAAGAGATTATCAACTATTTGGATGGCGAGTGGTCGCTGGAAAAAGCCGTGGAGAAAATCAAAATTAGTACAAGACGTTATGCGAAGCGACAAATCACCTGGTTTAAGAGATGGGAGTTTATCAATTGGCTTGAGCCGGATGAACTGTCGGTTGAGGAGATGAAAAGCGCGATTGTAAATACGTTGTCATCCCGGACTTGA
- a CDS encoding phosphoribosylformylglycinamidine synthase, which yields MYKAKVNVTLRPSILDPKGKAAHHALQNLGLNEVQQVRIGKFIELDVDAKDEAAAKEIVESACAQLLANEVMEDFEITIES from the coding sequence ATGTACAAAGCGAAAGTAAATGTAACGCTCCGTCCATCTATTTTGGACCCTAAAGGTAAAGCCGCTCATCACGCCCTTCAGAATCTTGGTTTAAATGAAGTTCAGCAAGTTCGAATTGGTAAATTTATTGAACTTGATGTGGACGCCAAAGATGAAGCTGCGGCCAAAGAAATTGTAGAGTCAGCCTGTGCGCAACTGCTGGCAAATGAAGTAATGGAAGATTTCGAAATAACGATCGAATCTTAA
- a CDS encoding Clp protease ClpS: MILKAQHIDEFVLSGTKPDESSETLVKEKEEVEESVNTPWRLILFDDDIHTFEEVISQLMKATGCSLSEAEDKTWKVHNEGKALVHEGEFEDCLRIDSVLKEIQLVTEIKG; encoded by the coding sequence ATGATTCTGAAGGCCCAACATATCGACGAATTTGTGTTGTCTGGAACTAAGCCTGATGAATCCTCAGAAACTCTGGTTAAGGAAAAAGAGGAGGTCGAGGAATCGGTAAACACACCATGGCGGCTTATCCTCTTTGATGACGACATTCACACCTTTGAGGAAGTCATTTCCCAGCTTATGAAGGCAACCGGATGCAGTTTATCCGAAGCTGAAGACAAGACATGGAAAGTCCATAACGAAGGTAAAGCGCTGGTGCACGAAGGCGAGTTCGAAGACTGCCTGCGCATTGACAGCGTGCTTAAAGAAATTCAACTGGTTACTGAAATAAAAGGATAA
- a CDS encoding phosphoribosylformylglycinamidine synthase I produces MPTFGVIVFPGSNCDHDAYHAMKHVMNCDVKFLWHKETDLSNIDFLIVPGGFSYGDYLRSGAIARFSPIMQEVVKFAEKGGPVMGICNGFQILLEAGLIPGAMMHNQKLKFVCKDVFIRCETTNSLFTNSLEKGQVFDIPVSHGEGNYFIDQNGLKSLQDNDQVLFRYSNANGELTEEANFNGSIDSIAGICNTGRNVLGMMPHPERAMEKILGSEDGKPIFESILNALSVA; encoded by the coding sequence ATGCCCACATTTGGCGTAATAGTATTCCCCGGCTCCAACTGCGATCATGACGCATATCATGCCATGAAACACGTAATGAACTGCGATGTGAAATTCCTCTGGCACAAAGAAACCGACCTTTCTAATATTGATTTTCTGATTGTCCCAGGCGGATTTTCCTATGGTGACTATCTTCGTTCCGGCGCCATTGCCCGCTTCTCTCCTATTATGCAGGAAGTGGTGAAGTTCGCTGAAAAAGGCGGACCTGTAATGGGCATCTGTAACGGATTCCAGATTTTGCTGGAAGCGGGGTTGATTCCGGGTGCAATGATGCACAATCAGAAGCTCAAGTTTGTATGTAAAGATGTTTTTATCCGATGTGAGACAACAAATTCGTTATTCACGAATTCACTAGAAAAAGGACAGGTTTTTGATATTCCTGTTTCTCACGGAGAAGGAAATTATTTTATTGACCAAAATGGATTGAAATCTCTTCAGGATAATGACCAGGTTCTTTTCAGATACTCTAACGCCAACGGTGAACTGACAGAAGAAGCCAACTTTAATGGATCGATCGACAGCATAGCTGGTATTTGTAACACCGGGCGCAATGTTTTGGGTATGATGCCTCACCCCGAAAGAGCAATGGAGAAAATTCTTGGCTCAGAAGACGGAAAGCCAATTTTCGAGTCTATTTTGAACGCCCTTTCAGTAGCTTAA
- the lptB gene encoding LPS export ABC transporter ATP-binding protein, giving the protein MSTETQPELILHSEGLVKRYRKRTVVEDVSINVKQGEVVGLLGPNGAGKTTTFYMMVGLVTPNAGKIFLNDKNLTGEPMYKRARMGIGYLAQEASVFRNLTVRENLESVLQFLSVPKKEMDLKVDKLIDEFGLHKVVDSKGYSLSGGERRRCEIARALVTDPKFILLDEPFAGVDPIAVEDIQQIVSGLRHQNIGILITDHNVHETLAITDRAYLMFEGNILMEGSADVLAEDEKAKRLYLGKQFKLDRYTPD; this is encoded by the coding sequence ATGAGCACAGAGACCCAACCGGAATTAATCTTGCATAGCGAAGGGCTGGTAAAGCGCTATCGCAAGCGAACGGTTGTGGAAGATGTCTCCATCAATGTAAAACAAGGCGAAGTTGTGGGTCTTTTAGGGCCGAATGGTGCTGGTAAAACCACGACCTTTTATATGATGGTTGGTTTAGTGACCCCCAATGCCGGGAAAATCTTCCTAAACGATAAAAACCTGACCGGAGAGCCCATGTACAAACGCGCTCGAATGGGAATTGGATATCTTGCTCAGGAAGCCAGCGTTTTTCGAAACCTGACGGTTCGTGAAAACCTTGAATCGGTTCTTCAATTTCTTTCCGTTCCTAAAAAAGAAATGGACCTAAAAGTCGATAAGCTAATCGATGAGTTTGGACTTCACAAAGTTGTGGATAGCAAGGGCTACAGCCTTTCGGGCGGTGAGCGAAGGCGATGCGAGATTGCCAGAGCCCTAGTCACAGATCCTAAGTTCATTTTACTGGACGAACCCTTTGCCGGGGTCGATCCTATCGCTGTAGAGGACATTCAACAAATAGTTTCGGGTCTGCGGCATCAAAATATTGGCATTCTGATCACAGACCATAATGTGCATGAAACGCTTGCTATAACAGACCGGGCCTACCTCATGTTTGAAGGAAATATATTAATGGAGGGCTCTGCAGATGTGCTTGCTGAAGATGAAAAAGCGAAGAGACTCTATCTTGGTAAACAATTTAAATTAGATCGATACACCCCAGATTAA
- a CDS encoding NADH oxidase → MKEVTVQELKEKREANEEFFLLDVREDVEYLVSNLDGEHIPLGQLQNRMKELEEKKNEEVIVMCRSGNRSSRAVSYLESQGFENASNLKGGMKAWASEIDPSVPVA, encoded by the coding sequence ATGAAAGAAGTAACAGTACAAGAGCTCAAAGAAAAACGAGAAGCTAACGAAGAGTTTTTCCTGCTGGATGTTCGTGAGGATGTTGAATACCTGGTTTCTAATCTTGATGGAGAGCACATCCCCTTAGGGCAGTTGCAAAACAGAATGAAAGAGCTTGAAGAAAAAAAGAACGAAGAAGTTATTGTGATGTGCCGAAGTGGAAACCGCAGCTCAAGAGCCGTTTCTTATTTGGAAAGTCAGGGCTTTGAGAATGCCAGCAACCTGAAAGGTGGAATGAAAGCCTGGGCGTCAGAGATCGACCCATCAGTTCCGGTTGCGTAG
- a CDS encoding transcription termination factor Rho, whose product MARRKNNKNRNKNNRNRNNNKSGNVFIPKFYWKNNQGIAGRYAGVLEINSKGWGFIRKLDYEFTYQPQDPFLKPDEVKELDLRPGLVLEGEFEEDNKGHKHVASVDVVNGRPVEAWTKSSRFERQTPIMPVEWIKLGFNADDVEMRVVDLVAPIGKGQRSLIVAPPRTGKTVLLKKIAKSLNDNHSDDIHVSVLLVDERPEEVTDFIRSTQAEVFASSNDKNTQSHIRITEMALGYAKRKAEMGEDSVLLIDSITRLGRAYNAVQSNSGRTLSGGLDIRALEIPKKIFGSARKIEGGGSLTIIATCLIETNSRMDDLIFEEFKGTGNMELVLDRELANDRIYPAINISSSGTRNEHKFITDSLEERNMVRRYLLKKSPKESMLGLLKVLKNTDSNQELLNQIATLA is encoded by the coding sequence ATGGCACGTAGAAAAAACAACAAGAACCGTAATAAGAACAACCGTAACCGAAACAATAATAAAAGCGGGAACGTGTTCATCCCTAAATTTTACTGGAAAAATAACCAGGGAATTGCAGGGAGATATGCCGGTGTTTTAGAAATTAACTCCAAAGGTTGGGGCTTTATCCGAAAGCTGGATTATGAGTTTACCTATCAGCCACAGGACCCTTTTTTGAAGCCGGATGAGGTTAAAGAATTAGACCTGCGCCCTGGACTTGTCTTGGAAGGTGAGTTTGAAGAAGATAATAAAGGTCATAAACACGTCGCTTCAGTAGATGTTGTAAATGGAAGGCCTGTTGAAGCCTGGACCAAATCCAGTCGCTTTGAAAGACAAACTCCTATTATGCCTGTAGAGTGGATTAAACTTGGGTTCAACGCGGATGATGTTGAAATGCGGGTCGTTGATTTAGTTGCACCCATCGGTAAAGGGCAGCGCTCATTGATTGTAGCCCCTCCTCGAACAGGTAAAACAGTCCTGCTAAAGAAAATTGCCAAGTCACTTAATGACAATCACTCGGATGATATTCATGTAAGTGTATTACTTGTTGATGAACGACCGGAAGAGGTAACGGACTTCATTCGCTCTACTCAAGCAGAAGTTTTTGCTTCTTCTAATGATAAAAACACTCAAAGCCATATTCGCATTACGGAGATGGCTCTTGGTTATGCTAAGCGTAAAGCCGAAATGGGAGAGGATTCCGTTCTTTTAATTGATTCTATTACCCGCTTAGGACGTGCCTACAACGCCGTACAATCTAACAGCGGAAGAACACTTTCAGGTGGTTTAGACATCCGTGCCCTTGAAATCCCTAAGAAGATTTTTGGTTCAGCCCGAAAAATTGAAGGCGGTGGCTCACTTACTATCATCGCGACTTGCTTGATCGAAACCAATTCCAGAATGGATGACCTGATTTTTGAAGAATTCAAAGGAACGGGTAATATGGAGCTGGTTCTGGATCGAGAGTTGGCTAACGATCGAATCTATCCGGCCATCAACATCTCATCTTCGGGAACTCGAAATGAGCATAAGTTTATTACCGATTCTCTTGAAGAGCGCAATATGGTAAGAAGATATCTTTTGAAGAAATCACCAAAAGAATCCATGCTTGGCTTGTTGAAAGTGCTTAAAAACACAGACAGCAACCAAGAGCTTCTGAATCAGATTGCAACGCTGGCATAA
- a CDS encoding phosphosulfolactate synthase, with the protein MAFSLNHLPKRTEKPRNEGLTMALDKGYSVRQAEDFVESSSKYVDVVKLGWGTSYVTQKLEEKIAVYHDAGIPVYFGGTLFEAYVLRDQLDAYVELMNNYGIKHVEVSNGTIWLSDDRKQAIIKELSQDFTVYSEVGSKNPNDIIPPYKWVRIIEKELTAGAVKVICEARESGTVGVFRPNGEVRSGLIEEITDQIPQGKLIFEAPQKEQQVWFIRKFGSNVNLGNIQPADVISVETLRLGLRGDTLLDFYSLDDDEDLNKVMKDNNTISNEE; encoded by the coding sequence ATGGCGTTTTCACTTAATCACTTACCTAAAAGAACAGAAAAACCCCGAAACGAAGGCCTTACTATGGCTCTTGACAAAGGGTACAGCGTTCGTCAAGCAGAAGACTTTGTAGAATCCAGTTCAAAATATGTTGACGTTGTTAAGCTTGGCTGGGGAACTTCATATGTAACCCAGAAGCTGGAAGAAAAAATTGCCGTTTACCACGACGCAGGTATCCCGGTTTATTTTGGAGGAACGCTCTTTGAGGCTTACGTACTTCGCGATCAGCTTGATGCTTACGTGGAGTTGATGAATAATTATGGCATTAAGCATGTAGAAGTTTCAAACGGAACGATCTGGCTGTCTGATGACAGAAAGCAGGCTATTATCAAAGAGCTGAGTCAAGACTTTACTGTTTACTCAGAAGTAGGGAGTAAAAACCCTAACGATATTATTCCTCCTTACAAATGGGTTCGCATCATTGAAAAGGAATTGACCGCCGGCGCTGTTAAGGTGATTTGTGAAGCCCGCGAAAGCGGAACCGTCGGAGTGTTCAGGCCAAATGGCGAAGTGCGCTCTGGGCTCATTGAAGAAATAACGGATCAAATTCCCCAAGGAAAATTGATTTTTGAAGCCCCGCAAAAAGAGCAACAAGTTTGGTTCATCAGAAAGTTTGGGAGCAATGTAAACCTGGGTAACATCCAACCAGCAGATGTAATTTCTGTTGAAACATTGCGGCTTGGCTTAAGAGGAGACACATTACTAGATTTTTACTCATTAGATGACGATGAGGATTTAAACAAAGTCATGAAAGACAACAATACAATCTCTAACGAAGAGTAA
- the malQ gene encoding 4-alpha-glucanotransferase: MRFPRSCGCLVHPTSFPGKYGMGDFGYEARTFIDFLQRTHQTIWQVLPLTPTGYGNSPYASYSAFAGNVYLISPDILHEKGLLTEKEIQSIELPSKVTADYDSSFQNKDRVYQLAADRFYENISKEEEKAFEAFKKRNEHWLDDYVLFMACSLHYNKQPWNTWDPDLAQRKPKALKSYRKKFSEEIKLQYWLQFEFDNQWNDLKNYANDRNIRVVGDIPIFVDHNSADVWANPKYFEVDEQGNRQLVAGVPPDYFSKTGQLWGNPLYKWDELEKDGFSWWVDRFKHMFNACDAIRVDHFRGFDAYWEVEANQKTAEVGKWVDGPGEKLFDAILEKCGELPIIAEDLGFMTEGVQKLRDNYNFPGMKIIQFAFDSDSTNSFLPHNYSQNSVVYSGTHDNDTTIGWYNTAGQTEQHRARTYTRSSGEKMHWEFIRLGMISVSDQAIFPLQDYMGLDGTHRMNVPGTSSGNWLWRYTTEMLEQVDEEQIKHLADLSNRQINSNT; the protein is encoded by the coding sequence ATGAGGTTTCCACGCTCTTGCGGTTGTTTAGTTCATCCAACCTCGTTTCCCGGAAAATATGGAATGGGAGATTTTGGATATGAAGCCCGCACATTCATCGACTTTTTACAACGAACACATCAAACTATTTGGCAAGTATTGCCCCTTACCCCGACCGGATACGGGAATTCCCCTTATGCAAGTTATTCTGCTTTTGCGGGCAACGTATACCTAATCAGCCCCGATATCCTTCATGAAAAAGGGTTACTTACCGAAAAGGAAATTCAGAGCATAGAATTACCTTCGAAAGTCACCGCTGATTACGATTCCTCTTTTCAAAATAAGGACCGCGTTTATCAGCTTGCAGCAGATCGCTTTTATGAAAACATTTCAAAAGAAGAAGAGAAGGCGTTTGAAGCTTTTAAAAAACGCAATGAGCATTGGCTAGATGACTATGTCCTATTCATGGCATGCTCCCTTCACTATAATAAACAACCTTGGAATACCTGGGATCCGGATCTGGCACAAAGAAAGCCTAAAGCTCTTAAAAGCTACCGCAAAAAATTCAGTGAAGAAATAAAGCTGCAGTACTGGTTGCAGTTTGAGTTTGATAATCAATGGAATGACCTGAAAAATTATGCCAACGATCGCAACATTCGAGTGGTTGGTGACATTCCCATTTTTGTAGATCACAACAGCGCTGACGTTTGGGCAAACCCAAAATATTTCGAAGTTGATGAGCAAGGAAATCGACAACTGGTTGCCGGCGTTCCACCTGATTATTTTAGTAAAACCGGACAGCTTTGGGGAAACCCTTTATACAAATGGGATGAGCTCGAAAAAGATGGCTTTTCTTGGTGGGTAGATCGTTTTAAGCATATGTTTAATGCTTGTGATGCTATCCGGGTTGATCACTTCCGCGGTTTTGATGCTTACTGGGAAGTGGAGGCAAACCAAAAAACAGCCGAAGTAGGAAAGTGGGTAGACGGCCCCGGCGAAAAACTCTTTGATGCCATTTTAGAGAAATGTGGCGAGCTACCTATAATAGCTGAAGACCTCGGCTTTATGACTGAAGGAGTTCAAAAGCTCCGGGATAACTATAATTTTCCTGGTATGAAAATCATACAGTTTGCCTTTGACTCAGACTCAACAAACAGTTTTTTACCGCACAATTATTCTCAAAACAGCGTTGTTTATTCCGGCACTCACGATAATGACACCACTATTGGGTGGTACAATACAGCCGGCCAAACCGAGCAACATCGGGCTCGCACATATACCCGTTCATCAGGCGAAAAAATGCATTGGGAGTTTATCCGCTTAGGGATGATTTCGGTTTCAGATCAGGCTATATTCCCACTTCAAGACTATATGGGACTAGATGGCACTCATCGAATGAACGTCCCGGGCACCTCATCCGGCAATTGGCTTTGGAGATACACAACTGAGATGTTAGAGCAGGTTGATGAAGAGCAAATTAAGCACCTTGCAGACCTGAGTAACCGACAAATTAATAGCAATACTTAA